Proteins encoded in a region of the Polynucleobacter antarcticus genome:
- a CDS encoding aspartyl/asparaginyl beta-hydroxylase domain-containing protein yields MVTLTPNGQFMPLRHLIFLLFVTSAIYVYFRGKVRFGVVRSLTDYQVLLAPINSLLYLFSKVKPGAFIPVKDFPDLQVLQDNWELIRDEALALNAEGSIAAATGYNDIGFNSFFRTGWKRFHLYWYGKEMPSAQASCPKTVALLKSIPSVKAAMFASLPPGATLVRHRDPYAGSLRYHIGLVTPNDPKCFIDVDGERYHWKDGEPVMFDETYIHYAANETDHQRIVLFCDIERPVYTKPIALLNRWFGRYVMSAASSQNVEGEKVGLVNVLFKYFYHLRAQAKKLKASNRSIYYLGKWVLILGILWAIFW; encoded by the coding sequence ATGGTTACGTTAACGCCAAACGGTCAATTTATGCCATTACGCCACCTCATTTTTTTACTCTTTGTTACTTCGGCTATTTACGTCTATTTCAGGGGGAAAGTGCGTTTTGGTGTAGTGCGCTCCCTAACTGACTATCAAGTGCTTCTCGCGCCAATTAATAGCCTTCTGTACCTATTTTCTAAAGTAAAGCCAGGGGCGTTTATTCCCGTAAAAGATTTCCCAGATCTGCAAGTCCTTCAGGACAATTGGGAGCTAATTCGAGACGAAGCGCTTGCCTTAAATGCAGAGGGCTCGATTGCGGCCGCAACCGGCTATAACGATATCGGCTTCAACTCTTTCTTTAGAACTGGGTGGAAACGTTTTCATCTCTATTGGTATGGCAAGGAAATGCCTTCAGCCCAAGCAAGCTGCCCGAAAACAGTTGCTCTGCTTAAATCCATTCCTTCTGTTAAGGCAGCCATGTTTGCCTCATTGCCGCCCGGCGCTACCTTAGTACGCCATCGCGACCCCTATGCCGGTTCATTGCGCTATCACATAGGTTTAGTGACCCCCAATGATCCCAAATGCTTCATTGATGTCGATGGTGAGCGCTACCATTGGAAAGACGGTGAGCCTGTGATGTTCGATGAAACCTATATTCACTATGCTGCCAACGAAACTGATCATCAGCGCATTGTCTTATTCTGCGATATTGAGCGCCCGGTCTACACCAAGCCTATTGCGCTATTGAATCGCTGGTTTGGGCGCTATGTCATGAGCGCCGCCTCTTCTCAAAATGTGGAGGGAGAAAAGGTGGGCCTTGTTAATGTGCTTTTTAAGTACTTCTACCACCTTAGAGCACAAGCAAAAAAACTTAAAGCCAGCAATCGTAGTATTTACTATCTTGGCAAGTGGGTGCTTATCTTGGGAATTTTATGGGCCATTTTTTGGTAA
- a CDS encoding LpxL/LpxP family acyltransferase — MLKNFSNHLGVLLLRLLAALPYGLLTNIGHGLGSLAAMISSERNEVVKTNLQRCFPDLNSHDRDQLRKQHWRLLGRSLVEKSIIWFGSKEQLANMIEVQSEVDLNDRQARILVNMHFVGIEGSIILSALSKEQGWPRTSGFFQRMKDPFFNKKIVEWRNRFGGNSIDRQGNTIALIREIRQGSFIIIAPDIDLGLKDSTFVPFFGIQTNTITAVSRLASITGAQVCMMITTLKEDGSGYICKISKPLEHFPTDNPETDTARLNQIFEAEVRLRPAEYYWVHKRFKNRPPNEAGFY; from the coding sequence TTGCTTAAAAATTTTTCAAACCACCTTGGAGTCCTTCTCCTTCGATTGCTAGCTGCACTTCCTTATGGGCTTCTGACCAATATTGGCCATGGCTTAGGTAGCTTAGCCGCGATGATCTCAAGTGAACGTAATGAGGTTGTCAAAACGAATCTACAACGCTGCTTTCCTGATTTAAATTCGCATGATCGAGATCAACTCCGCAAGCAACATTGGCGACTGCTCGGCCGAAGCTTGGTTGAAAAAAGTATTATTTGGTTCGGCAGCAAGGAGCAGCTAGCCAACATGATTGAAGTGCAATCTGAAGTAGATTTGAATGATAGACAAGCGCGCATTTTGGTGAACATGCATTTTGTAGGTATCGAGGGTAGTATTATTTTGAGCGCGCTTTCTAAAGAACAGGGTTGGCCACGTACCTCTGGGTTCTTTCAAAGAATGAAGGATCCTTTCTTTAACAAAAAAATTGTTGAATGGCGCAATCGTTTTGGCGGAAACTCGATTGATCGCCAAGGAAACACCATTGCACTGATTCGAGAAATCCGCCAGGGGAGCTTCATTATCATTGCCCCAGATATTGATTTAGGACTAAAAGATTCTACTTTTGTTCCCTTCTTTGGTATTCAAACGAATACGATTACAGCCGTATCTCGACTTGCCAGCATTACTGGGGCACAAGTGTGCATGATGATTACTACCCTTAAAGAAGATGGCTCAGGCTATATTTGTAAAATTAGCAAGCCCCTCGAACACTTCCCTACAGATAACCCTGAAACAGATACTGCAAGACTCAATCAAATTTTTGAAGCAGAAGTGCGCTTAAGGCCAGCAGAATATTATTGGGTTCATAAGCGCTTTAAAAATCGTCCGCCCAATGAGGCAGGCTTTTATTAA
- a CDS encoding pseudouridine synthase — MEEKIRVSKLLSELGLCSRREADSYIEQGLVTVDGEIVNELGSRAFRHQKIELQSGAKVQQASRITVILNKPVGFISHFDDEQEYQPAASLITPDNYFASPLDKGRNPRFNTRGLAPAGRLDIDSTGMLVLTQDGRIAKLLIGENSPIEKEYLVRVEGALSFADLDRLKHGLELDGVTLKPAQVSWQNEDQLRFVLREGRKRQIRRMCEMVGLKVLGLKRVRMGRLSLGALPVGKWRFVRPEEQF; from the coding sequence ATGGAAGAAAAAATTCGCGTATCTAAGCTGCTATCTGAATTGGGTCTTTGTTCGCGCCGTGAGGCCGACTCGTATATTGAGCAAGGCCTCGTAACCGTGGATGGTGAGATTGTGAATGAACTCGGTTCACGTGCATTTCGTCATCAAAAGATTGAGTTACAGTCCGGTGCAAAAGTCCAGCAGGCTTCACGGATTACCGTCATCCTCAACAAACCTGTAGGATTTATCTCCCATTTTGATGATGAGCAAGAGTATCAGCCCGCTGCCTCTTTGATTACCCCAGATAACTACTTTGCCAGCCCGCTAGATAAAGGACGAAACCCGCGCTTTAATACCCGCGGACTAGCACCTGCTGGCCGCCTAGATATTGATTCCACTGGCATGTTGGTCTTGACGCAAGATGGCCGTATTGCCAAGCTCTTGATTGGTGAAAATAGTCCGATCGAAAAAGAGTACTTAGTGCGCGTTGAGGGAGCCCTTTCCTTTGCTGATCTAGATCGCCTCAAGCATGGTCTTGAGCTCGATGGGGTGACTTTAAAGCCCGCCCAAGTGAGCTGGCAAAACGAAGACCAGTTGCGCTTTGTATTACGCGAGGGTCGCAAACGCCAAATTCGTCGTATGTGTGAAATGGTGGGCCTCAAAGTATTGGGCTTGAAACGAGTCCGTATGGGGCGTCTCTCCTTAGGC
- the can gene encoding carbonate dehydratase, with protein sequence MIMKNSQALEQLFTNNREWAADMIAKDADFFKRLVSQQAPEYLWIGCSDSRVPANDIVNLLPGELFVHRNVANVVVHTDLNCLSVIQFAIDLLKVKHILVVGHYGCSGVHAALTDKRIGLADNWLRHVKDVHQKHGRYLGDAIPSPKRQDRLCELNVIEQVVNVCETTIVQDAWSRGQDLTVHGWTYRLETGLVNDLGMSISSPDEMHIRYAQSLSRYEAH encoded by the coding sequence ATGATTATGAAGAACTCTCAGGCTTTAGAACAACTTTTTACCAATAATCGTGAGTGGGCTGCTGACATGATTGCAAAAGATGCTGATTTTTTTAAGCGTCTTGTCTCACAACAGGCCCCAGAGTATCTTTGGATTGGCTGCTCTGATAGCCGCGTTCCTGCAAACGATATTGTCAATTTACTGCCGGGGGAGCTCTTTGTTCACCGTAATGTGGCCAATGTCGTTGTACATACTGACCTCAATTGCTTGTCAGTCATTCAATTTGCCATTGATTTATTAAAGGTCAAGCATATTCTAGTAGTAGGTCACTACGGATGCTCTGGAGTGCATGCAGCGCTGACTGATAAACGCATTGGACTTGCAGACAACTGGCTGCGACATGTTAAAGATGTCCATCAAAAACATGGGCGGTACTTAGGTGATGCCATTCCGAGTCCAAAACGCCAAGATCGCCTGTGTGAACTCAATGTGATCGAACAAGTGGTCAATGTTTGTGAAACTACCATCGTTCAAGATGCCTGGTCTAGAGGACAAGACCTGACTGTTCATGGTTGGACCTATCGCCTAGAGACTGGATTAGTCAATGATTTAGGTATGTCGATTAGCTCTCCTGATGAAATGCATATTCGCTATGCTCAATCTCTGTCTCGCTACGAAGCGCATTAA
- a CDS encoding DUF167 domain-containing protein produces the protein MMPSWLKQTPTGIALVLYCQPGAKQTKVAGLHDGQLKISLQAPAIENQANEMLLSWLSKQLKVPQKQIQFLSGQNSRNKRVEVWGSITPEQIAQILSP, from the coding sequence ATGATGCCTAGCTGGTTAAAACAAACTCCTACTGGAATTGCATTGGTGCTGTACTGTCAGCCTGGAGCCAAGCAAACTAAAGTTGCTGGTCTGCATGATGGGCAGTTAAAGATTTCTCTACAAGCCCCTGCGATCGAAAACCAGGCCAACGAAATGCTCTTATCTTGGCTTTCCAAGCAATTGAAGGTGCCACAAAAGCAAATTCAGTTTTTATCTGGTCAAAATAGTCGCAATAAAAGGGTCGAAGTATGGGGTTCGATCACACCAGAACAGATTGCTCAGATTTTGAGTCCTTAA